One Osmerus eperlanus chromosome 13, fOsmEpe2.1, whole genome shotgun sequence genomic region harbors:
- the lonrf4 gene encoding LON peptidase N-terminal domain and RING finger protein 1 yields MDLLECPICLFLMCEPVTMSCGHSLCRRCLGTNLPSRCPTCKERLKQKDAKNIKNNVLLISVIEKCRPDETKMKCQILEKLKASEFTDALRIADEGIEQAPDDVCLKVFRAEASVGLRCYPDALRDLDDLCCTRPNWTEGFFRKGNVLLEMGRQTEALIQFHRCLKLQSDFLPAKSQIKKILEAEGMAVPEEVHCILQVVSEYLKEPCPITSLGGSQGPTHSHTHSHTHTHTHTHTHTHTHKHSEGHRFPPPEEEKEEGEANGRLESLQTSSKAKHGSSTECCLSLCQAVSFLPTAEDDEELMMRKDERNRRGECCQDSQTVLSVLTVSDLECPLCIRLFYEPVTTPCGHTFCKNCIERSLDHNLRCPLCKQPLQEYFKNRKYNPTALLQEAISRLFPQQLSERMQVHETEMAELSNLTTNIPIFVCTVAYPGVPCPLHIFEPRYRLMMRRCMETGTKKFGMCSYEHGKGFADYGCILEILSLEVLPDGRSYVDTVGGSRFRVLRRGQRDGYQTADIEYLEDHKADESELEQLQGLHDSVYQQAQDWYQRLNSRIREQISRQYGTMPDKEDNIQESSNGPAWCWWLLSVLQLDPAYQTTVLSLTTLRDRLGHLRIVLEYFSQS; encoded by the exons ATGGATCTTCTTGAGTGCCCAATCTGTCTGTTCCTCATGTGCGAACCAGTTACGATGTCGTGCGGCCACTCATTGTGCCGTCGGTGCCTGGGGACAAACTTGCCATCGAGATGTCCGACCTGCAAGGAACGGCTAAAACAGAAAGAcgcaaaaaatataaaaaacaatGTATTGCTGATTAGTGTCATTGAAAAGTGCCGCCCTGACGAGACAAAGATGAAGTGCCAAATCCTTGAGAAGCTGAAAGCCAGCGAATTCACTGACGCTTTACGCATCGCTGACGAGGGGATAGAACAAG cTCCAGATGACGTGTGTCTGAAGGTGTTCAGAGCCGAGGCCAGCGTGGGCCTGAGGTGCTACCCTGACGCCCTGAGGGACCTGGACGACCTCTGCTGCACGCGCCCCAACTGGACCGAG ggattCTTCCGGAAAGGGAACGTGTTGCTGGAGATGGGCCGTCAGACAGAGGCTCTGATCCAGTTCCACCGCTGTCTGAAGCTCCAGAGTGACTTCCTTCCTGCCAAGAGCCAGATTAAGAAG atCCTAGAGGCTGAGGGCATGGCAGTCCCAGAAGAAGTACATTGTATCCTGCAGGTGGTTTCCGAGTACCTGAAAGAGCCCTGCCCTATCACCAGCCTGGGGGGCTCCCAGGggcccacacacagccacacacacagccacacacacacccacacacacacacacactcacacacacactcacaaacacagcgAAGGGCACCGGTTCCCTCCtccggaggaggagaaggaggagggagaggccaaTGGAAGATTAGAGTCACTCCAG ACTTCCTCTAAGGCGAAGCACGGCTCCAGCACGGAGTGCTGCTTGAGTCTCTGCCAGGCCGTGTCCTTCCTGCCCACAGCGGAGGATGACGAGGAACTCATGATgaggaaggatgagaggaaCCGGCGGG GTGAGTGCTGCCAGGACAGCCAGACGGTGCTGAGTGTGCTCACCGTGTCAGACTTGGAGTGTCCTCTCTGCATCCG GTTGTTCTATGAGCCAGTGACTACCCCGTGTGGCCACACCTTCTGCAAGAACTGCATTGAGAGGAGCCTGGATCACAACCTGCGCTGTCCACTCTGCAAGCAGCCCTTACAAGAG TACTTCAAGAACAGGAAGTACAACCCCACAGCGCTGCTCCAGGAGGCCATTTCCCGCCTCTTCCCCCAGCAGCTGTCTGAGAGGATGCAGGTGCACGAGACTGAGATGGCCGAGCTGTCCAA tctaACTACGAACATCCCTATCTTCGTGTGCACGGTGGCCTACCCGGGTGTGCCCTGCCCCCTGCACATCTTCGAGCCACGCTACCGCCTCATGATGCGCCGCTGCATGGAGACGGGCACCAAGAAGTTTGGCATGTGCAGCTACGAGCACGGCAAAGG ctttGCGGACTACGGCTGCATTCTGGAGATCCTGAGCCTGGAGGTGCTGCCTGATGGGAGGTCGTACGTGGACACGGTGGGGGGCAGTCGCTTCCGGGTGCtgaggaggggtcagagggaTGGATACCAAACTGCAGACATCGAGTACCTGGAGGACCACAAG gCTGACGAATCAGAGCTGGAGCAGCTGCAGGGTCTCCATGACAGCGTGTACCAGCAGGCTCAGGACTGGTACCAGCGCCTCAACAGCCGCATCCGGGAGCAGATCAGCCGACAGTACGGAACCATGCCTGACAAGGAGGACAACATCCAG GAGTCCTCCAACGGCCCTGCCTGGTGCTGGTGGCTGCTGTCTGTGCTCCAGCTGGACCCAGCCTACCAGACCACCGTGCTCTCTCTCACCACGCTCAGGGACCGCCTGGGGCACCTGCGCATCGTCCTGGAGTACTTCTCCCAGAGCTAG
- the med7 gene encoding mediator of RNA polymerase II transcription subunit 7: MGEPQQVSALPPPPMQYIKEYTDDNIRKGLAPKPPPPIRDSYMMFGNQFQCDDIIIRPLESQGIERLHPMQFDHKRELKKLNMSILVNFLDLLDILIKSPGSIKREEKLEDLKLLFVHMHHLINEYRPHQARETVRVMMEVQKRQRLETAERFQKHLERVVEMIQGCLASLPDDIPQSEGPSGAGDGARAGSGGTGVGGSAGLAARLKTEPMDVEEVGASCMATGQQDKSVPPTKRDKEWDKDAAMCSIIDEIA; the protein is encoded by the coding sequence ATGGGTGAACCACAGCAGGTGAGCGCTCTGCCACCACCGCCCATGCAGTACATCAAGGAATACACTGATGACAACATCCGCAAGGGCCTGGCGCCCAAGCCCCCGCCGCCGATCCGCGACAGCTACATGATGTTCGGCAACCAGTTCCAGTGCGATGACATAATCATCCGTCCTCTGGAGAGCCAGGGGATCGAGAGGCTCCACCCGATGCAGTTCGACCACAAGCGAGAACTCAAGAAACTGAATATGTCCATCCTGGTGAACTTCCTGGACCTTCTGGACATCCTGATTAAGAGCCCCGGCAGCATCAAGCGTGAGGAGAAGCTGGAAGACCTGAAGCTGCTGTTCGTCCACATGCACCACTTGATCAACGAGTACCGTCCGCACCAGGCCCGCGAGACTGTGCGTGTCATGATGGAGGTCCAGAAGAGGCAGAGGCTGGAGACGGCCGAGAGGTTCCAGAAACatctggagagggtggtggagatgaTCCAAGGCTGCCTGGCATCTCTGCCCGATGACATACCCCAGTCGGAGGGGCCGAGCGGGGCAGGAGATGGTGCGAGGGCTGGGTCTGGAGgtactggggtgggggggtctgctGGGTTGGCGGCCAGACTGAAAACAGAACCCATGGACGTTGAGGAGGTGGGGGCCAGCTGTATGGCCACAGGGCAGCAGGACAAGAGCGTGCCTCCCACTAAGAGGGACAAAGAATGGGACAAGGATGCTGCAATGTGCAGCATTATTGACGAGATTGCCTGA